The following proteins come from a genomic window of Lycium ferocissimum isolate CSIRO_LF1 chromosome 4, AGI_CSIRO_Lferr_CH_V1, whole genome shotgun sequence:
- the LOC132054092 gene encoding uncharacterized protein LOC132054092 yields the protein MEGKLAGDEPYYPSDEAASFETDPDDISDDDEGVVEQRVKAKRRKLTNRVVFDKTSKKIVWETGLQFESVNEFRTATYKYAVHEHVAIEKYINEPTRVRVRCVEGCPWLLFASLDSRTNNFVVKTYNPIHMCDPTNRNKLCNTKFLSSHYNERIKEQPNIRIFELQQLIKKELDLYVGRTVCRRARNKVLAELRGDHVLEFGRILDYRDELLRSNPGSTCVVRLSDETFEGGKKMFRGFYICFDAMKKSYLAGCRKCIGLDGCFLKGISKGQLLVAVCKDGNNQMMPLAWAVVEVENKHNWTWFIRILKEDLQLGDGTDMAVITDMQKSNSPNVEHRMCARHVLANWSQKYRGLERKNCFWRYANSTFESQLNENLDCMKLLGEECLDKLMYYNPERWSKVYMKYTTKCDIIDNNMAECFNSWILAATKL from the exons ATGGAAGGTAAGTTAGCTGGTGATGAGCCTTATTACCCCTCAGATGAAGCTGCCAGTTTTGAGACTGATCCAGATGACATATCTGATGATGATGAAGGAGTAGTTGAACAAAGAGTAAAAGCAAAAAGAAGGAAGTTGACAAACAGAGTTGTGTTTGATAAAACCTCCAAGAAAATAGTGTGGGAAACAGGCCTCCAATTTGAAAGTGTTAATGAATTTAGAACTGCTACTTACAAGTATGCAGTCCATGAGCATGTTGCcattgaaaaatatattaatgAACCTACAAGGGTAAGGGTTAGGTGTGTAGAGGGTTGTCCTTGGCTTTTATTTGCTAGTCTTGACTCTAGGACTAACAACTTTGTGGTGAAGACCTATAATCCAATTCACATGTGTGACCCTACCAATAGGAACAAGCTTTGCAATACCAAATTCTTATCTAGTCACTATAATGAGAGAATAAAGGAACAACCAAACATTAGGATTTTTGAGTTGCAGCAGCTCATTAAGAAAGAGTTGGATCTTTATGTTGGTAGAACTGTGTGTAGAAGAGCAAGAAACAAGGTTTTAGCTGAGTTGAGGGGTGACCATGTTTTGGAGTTTGGGAGGATTTTAGATTATAGGGATGAGTTGTTAAGATCAAATCCAGGTAGTACATGTGTAGTTAGGCTTAGTGATGAGACATTTGAAGgtggaaaaaaaatgtttagagGATTCTACATATGTTTTGATGCAATGAAGAAGTCATACTTAGCTGGTTGTAGGAAGTGCATTGGTTTGGATGGTTGCTTTTTAAAGGGAATCTCAAAAGGTCAATTACTTGTTGCTGTTTGTAAAGATGGAAACAATCAGATGATGCCACTGGCCTGGGCAGTAGTTGAGGTTGAGAACAAGCACAATTGGACTTGGTTTATCAGAATTTTAAAGGAAGATCTTCAGCTGGGAGATGGGACAGACATGGCTGTTATAACAGATATgcagaag AGCAACTCGCCCAATGTTGAACATAGAATGTGTGCTAGGCATGTTTTAGCCAATTGGTCCCAAAAATACAGAGGCCTTGAGAGGAAGAATTGCTTCTGGAGGTATGCAAACTCAACTTTTGAGTCTCAGCTGAATGAGAACTTAGACTGCATGAAACTGTTGGGAGAAGAATGCCTTGATAAGTTGATGTACTACAACCCTGAAAGGTGGAGCAAGGTTTACATGAAATATACCACAAAGTGTGACATTATAGACAACAACATGGCTGAATGTTTCAACTCTTGGATACTGGCCGCAACAAAACTGTAA